The Campylobacter sp. CNRCH_2014_0184h genome has a window encoding:
- a CDS encoding LysR family transcriptional regulator, producing MTFKQIKYFQVLCRNLNLRACAKELNITQSALSLAIFELEKSLNTKLFDRNAKFLSLNEKGKVFLKQITPLILEFERIEKAMQDDQSYEISMKVSQNVGTYLLGTFLDQKAENIKLNLSLDNSQNIIKDILDKEIDIGLIEGICKDKDIKKIKICDDELIVVSKNDFKKEFFIDELKDFKWLSREQGSGAKEVFLSALPKDVKLNLVYELNSTAMIKELVKKGKFLAVLPKFSVKEELEAKSLFEVRLKNFKISRELCLIYHKNKEPSKEFINLCEFLKLCVQKDLV from the coding sequence ATGACTTTTAAACAAATAAAATATTTTCAAGTCTTGTGTAGAAATTTAAATTTAAGAGCTTGTGCTAAAGAATTAAATATAACTCAATCTGCTTTGTCTTTAGCTATATTTGAACTTGAAAAAAGTTTAAACACCAAGCTTTTTGATAGAAATGCTAAATTTTTAAGCTTAAATGAAAAAGGAAAGGTTTTTTTAAAACAAATTACACCTTTGATTTTAGAATTTGAACGCATTGAAAAAGCAATGCAAGATGATCAAAGCTATGAAATAAGTATGAAAGTTAGTCAAAATGTAGGCACTTATTTACTAGGAACTTTTTTAGATCAAAAGGCGGAAAATATCAAGTTAAATTTGTCTTTGGATAATAGTCAAAATATCATCAAAGATATTTTAGATAAAGAAATCGATATAGGTTTGATTGAAGGTATTTGCAAAGATAAGGATATAAAAAAGATTAAAATTTGTGATGATGAGCTTATTGTGGTGAGTAAAAATGACTTCAAAAAAGAATTTTTCATAGATGAGTTAAAGGATTTTAAATGGCTAAGTCGTGAGCAAGGTTCAGGTGCAAAAGAAGTATTTTTAAGTGCTTTACCTAAAGATGTAAAGCTTAATTTAGTTTATGAGCTAAACTCAACTGCTATGATAAAAGAGTTAGTTAAAAAAGGTAAATTTTTAGCAGTTTTACCTAAATTTAGCGTTAAAGAAGAACTTGAAGCTAAAAGTTTATTCGAAGTGAGATTAAAAAATTTTAAAATTTCAAGAGAGCTTTGTTTGATTTATCATAAAAATAAAGAGCCAAGCAAGGAATTTATAAATTTATGTGAGTTTTTAAAACTTTGCGTTCAAAAAGATTTAGTTTAA
- the murD gene encoding UDP-N-acetylmuramoyl-L-alanine--D-glutamate ligase: MKISLFGYGKTTKAFAQRFGNCDIYDDHFASISKDKFNNTLLPPCEFDPLKSDLEIPSPGFPNDHSLIQQAKNLSSEYDFFYDGMPKSVWISGTNGKTTTTQMTHHLLKHINAQMGANIGTPLAQMDISAKLWILESSSFSLFYTKVAKPEIYALLPITPDHLSWHKSFENYEQAKLSVLERMNENDVVILPKKYEAYPTHAYVISYEDEQDLAKKMQIDLEKIHFKTPFLLDALIALSIEKIILDRCSYELLNEFKIEKNKLEEIFDHKNRLWVNDTKATNLDASLAALKRYKDKKIHLIIGGDDKGVDLSALFTFMKELNIELYAIGKSTNKMLEYAKNANLKAHFCEFLPKAVEKINQNLTNDEVALLSPACASLDQFKSYEERGELFKKCIQELN; this comes from the coding sequence ATGAAAATTTCACTTTTTGGATACGGAAAAACAACTAAAGCTTTTGCACAGCGTTTTGGAAATTGCGATATTTATGATGATCATTTTGCAAGTATAAGTAAAGATAAATTTAATAATACACTTTTACCGCCTTGTGAATTTGATCCTTTAAAAAGTGACTTAGAAATTCCAAGTCCTGGCTTTCCAAATGATCATTCTCTCATACAGCAAGCAAAAAATTTAAGCAGTGAGTATGATTTTTTTTATGATGGCATGCCAAAAAGTGTTTGGATAAGCGGAACAAATGGCAAAACCACCACCACCCAAATGACACACCATCTTTTAAAACACATCAATGCACAAATGGGAGCAAACATAGGAACTCCTTTAGCACAAATGGATATTAGTGCTAAATTATGGATTTTGGAAAGTTCATCTTTTTCGCTTTTTTACACCAAAGTAGCTAAACCTGAAATTTATGCACTTTTACCTATCACACCTGATCATCTTTCTTGGCATAAAAGCTTTGAAAATTATGAGCAAGCCAAGCTTAGCGTGCTTGAAAGAATGAATGAAAATGATGTGGTAATTTTACCTAAAAAGTATGAGGCTTATCCAACTCATGCTTATGTTATAAGCTATGAAGATGAGCAAGATTTAGCTAAAAAAATGCAAATTGACTTAGAAAAAATTCATTTTAAAACCCCATTTTTACTTGATGCACTTATTGCCTTAAGTATAGAAAAAATTATACTAGATCGTTGCTCTTATGAGCTTTTAAACGAGTTTAAGATAGAAAAAAACAAACTTGAAGAAATATTTGATCATAAAAATAGACTTTGGGTAAATGACACCAAAGCGACTAATCTGGATGCTAGTTTAGCTGCTCTTAAACGCTATAAGGATAAAAAAATTCATCTTATCATAGGTGGGGATGATAAGGGGGTGGATTTAAGTGCTTTATTTACTTTTATGAAAGAGCTTAATATAGAGCTTTATGCCATAGGAAAAAGCACTAATAAAATGCTTGAATACGCTAAAAATGCTAATTTAAAAGCACATTTTTGTGAGTTTTTACCTAAAGCGGTAGAAAAAATCAATCAAAACTTAACTAATGATGAAGTAGCCCTACTAAGCCCTGCTTGTGCAAGCTTAGATCAGTTTAAGTCTTATGAAGAAAGAGGAGAGCTTTTTAAAAAATGCATTCAAGAGTTAAACTAA
- the mraY gene encoding phospho-N-acetylmuramoyl-pentapeptide-transferase, protein MLYLTEYTNHMFFSYISVRAGFAFFIALFLSLYLMPKFIKWAQNKKANQPIYEYAPQSHQAKSHTPTMGGLVFIFATIIASVLSADLNNSFVIVGLLCLVLFCTIGLVDDLGKILKKNNHAGLSPKMKLLGQFSAAFICVGLLYLFDINTEFYLPFYKHAIFDGGMFMLFLWILVIVSSSNAVNLTDGLDGLATVPSIFSLLSLGAFLYLSGNAIYSSYLFLPKIQGLGELVVISAALVGALMGFLWYNCYPAQVFMGDSGSLSIGAFLGYLGIVSKNEILLLLIGFVFVLETISVILQVGSFKIFNKRVFKMAPIHHHFEKIGWVENKIIVRFWMIALLANIIALISIKLR, encoded by the coding sequence TTGCTTTATCTTACAGAATATACAAATCATATGTTTTTTTCTTATATTAGCGTACGTGCTGGTTTTGCATTTTTTATCGCTTTATTTTTGAGTTTGTATTTAATGCCAAAATTTATCAAATGGGCTCAAAATAAAAAAGCAAATCAACCTATTTATGAATACGCTCCACAATCACACCAAGCTAAATCTCACACTCCTACTATGGGTGGGCTTGTTTTTATCTTTGCTACTATCATAGCAAGTGTTTTAAGCGCTGATTTAAATAATAGTTTTGTAATCGTTGGATTATTATGTTTAGTACTATTTTGTACTATAGGCTTAGTAGATGATTTAGGGAAAATTTTAAAAAAAAACAATCACGCAGGATTAAGCCCAAAAATGAAACTACTAGGGCAATTTAGCGCTGCTTTTATTTGTGTTGGATTATTATATTTATTTGATATAAATACTGAATTTTATTTACCTTTTTACAAACATGCTATTTTTGATGGCGGTATGTTTATGTTGTTTTTATGGATTTTAGTTATTGTATCAAGCTCCAATGCTGTAAATTTAACCGATGGGCTTGATGGTCTTGCAACCGTGCCTTCTATATTTTCTCTTTTAAGTCTTGGTGCTTTTTTGTATTTGAGCGGAAATGCTATTTATAGTTCTTATTTATTCTTACCTAAAATTCAAGGTCTAGGAGAACTTGTTGTAATAAGTGCGGCTTTAGTTGGTGCGCTTATGGGATTTTTGTGGTATAACTGCTATCCTGCACAAGTTTTTATGGGAGATAGTGGGAGTTTAAGCATAGGGGCGTTTTTAGGCTATCTTGGTATAGTAAGTAAAAATGAAATTTTGCTTTTGCTTATAGGTTTTGTATTTGTTTTAGAAACTATTTCAGTAATTTTACAAGTAGGAAGTTTTAAAATCTTTAACAAAAGAGTATTTAAAATGGCACCCATTCATCATCATTTTGAAAAAATAGGCTGGGTGGAAAATAAAATCATTGTGCGTTTTTGGATGATAGCCTTACTTGCAAATATTATTGCATTAATTAGTATAAAGTTAAGATAA
- the gpmI gene encoding 2,3-bisphosphoglycerate-independent phosphoglycerate mutase: MSQKCILIITDGIGHNTNSNYNAFFHAKKPTYDKLFENTPNVLIKTSGLAVGLPEGQMGNSEVGHMCIGSGRIIYQNLVKINKAIENDTLKDNKALKELLQKCKRVHIIGLYSDGGVHSMHTHFNALLKICKQENKEVFAHAISDGRDCPPNSGLEFIKSLQEFCEKERINFASLSGRFYAMDRDKRYDRVKSYYDALFAKAPKCDDFVQFIQKSYDENITDEFLTPVISQNFDGIKAEDGVIFINFRNDRMRQLVASLTQESFNEFSKEVLIKNAITMSLYDESFKLPVMFEKEELDNTLASVIANANLSQLHTAETEKYAHVTFFFNGGKEELECNETRVLIPSPKVKTYDEKPQMSAKEVADEVLKGIENGMDFIIVNFANGDMVGHTGDFEAAVSAVECVDECLGRVIAKAREYEYAFIITSDHGNCEAMRDEKENMLTNHTTFDVFAFVEAKGVEKLKEGMGLSNIAPSVLKILNLPIPKEMDEALF; encoded by the coding sequence ATGAGTCAAAAATGTATTTTGATAATCACAGATGGTATAGGACATAATACAAATTCAAACTATAATGCTTTTTTTCATGCTAAAAAGCCAACTTATGATAAGCTTTTTGAAAATACTCCTAATGTTTTGATAAAAACAAGTGGTTTGGCAGTTGGCTTACCTGAAGGTCAAATGGGTAATAGCGAAGTAGGGCATATGTGTATAGGTAGTGGACGCATAATCTATCAAAATTTAGTTAAGATAAATAAAGCCATAGAAAATGATACTTTAAAAGATAATAAGGCTTTAAAAGAGTTATTACAAAAATGCAAAAGAGTGCATATTATAGGGCTTTATAGTGATGGTGGGGTGCATTCTATGCATACACATTTTAATGCGCTTTTAAAAATTTGTAAGCAAGAAAATAAAGAAGTTTTTGCGCATGCAATTAGTGATGGTAGGGATTGTCCTCCAAATTCAGGTTTAGAATTTATAAAATCTTTACAGGAATTTTGCGAAAAAGAAAGGATTAACTTTGCTTCTTTATCAGGAAGATTTTATGCTATGGATAGAGATAAGCGCTATGATAGGGTTAAGTCTTATTATGATGCTTTATTTGCTAAGGCACCAAAGTGTGATGATTTTGTGCAATTTATACAAAAAAGCTATGATGAAAATATTACAGATGAGTTTTTAACCCCAGTTATTAGTCAAAACTTTGATGGAATTAAGGCTGAAGATGGTGTGATTTTTATCAATTTTAGAAATGATAGAATGCGTCAATTAGTTGCTTCTTTAACCCAAGAAAGTTTTAATGAATTTTCAAAAGAAGTGCTTATAAAAAATGCTATTACTATGAGTTTGTATGATGAGAGTTTTAAACTGCCTGTGATGTTTGAAAAAGAAGAATTAGATAATACTTTAGCTTCTGTAATAGCTAATGCAAATTTAAGCCAACTTCACACAGCTGAGACAGAAAAATACGCTCATGTAACCTTTTTCTTTAATGGGGGAAAAGAAGAATTAGAGTGTAATGAAACAAGAGTTTTAATCCCAAGTCCTAAAGTAAAAACATACGATGAAAAACCTCAAATGAGTGCTAAAGAAGTCGCAGATGAAGTGCTTAAGGGTATAGAAAATGGTATGGATTTTATCATAGTAAATTTTGCAAATGGTGATATGGTAGGACATACGGGTGATTTTGAAGCTGCAGTTAGTGCGGTTGAATGTGTGGATGAGTGTTTGGGTAGGGTTATTGCTAAAGCAAGAGAGTATGAATATGCTTTTATTATTACTTCAGATCATGGAAATTGTGAAGCAATGAGGGATGAAAAAGAAAATATGCTCACTAACCACACAACCTTTGATGTTTTTGCTTTTGTAGAAGCTAAAGGAGTAGAAAAGCTTAAAGAAGGCATGGGGCTTAGTAATATAGCACCAAGCGTGCTTAAAATTTTAAACTTACCTATCCCAAAAGAAATGGATGAGGCTTTATTTTAA
- the fabG gene encoding 3-oxoacyl-ACP reductase FabG yields the protein MKFSGKNVLITGASKGIGAAIAKELASHGLKVWINYRSKPELADALKEEIEKSGGTAAVIKFDASIEEEFTSAIATIVESDGELSYLVNNAGITNDKLALRMSMDDFSSVINANLNSSFLGCREALKTMSKKRFGAVVNIASIVGEMGNAGQTNYSASKGGMIALTKSFAKEGAARNIRYNCITPGFIKSDMTEVLSDEIKQNYINNIPLKRFADASEVAQAVAFLLSDYSSYITGEILKVNGGLYM from the coding sequence ATGAAATTTAGTGGAAAAAATGTTTTAATAACAGGTGCAAGTAAAGGTATAGGTGCAGCAATAGCTAAAGAATTAGCAAGTCATGGTTTAAAAGTTTGGATTAATTATAGAAGTAAGCCTGAGCTTGCTGATGCGTTAAAAGAAGAGATAGAAAAAAGTGGTGGCACTGCAGCTGTAATTAAATTTGATGCAAGCATTGAAGAAGAATTTACAAGCGCTATTGCAACTATAGTAGAAAGTGATGGTGAACTTAGTTACTTGGTTAATAATGCGGGTATTACTAATGATAAATTAGCGCTTAGAATGAGTATGGATGATTTTTCTTCAGTGATTAATGCTAATTTAAATTCAAGCTTTTTAGGTTGTAGAGAGGCATTAAAAACTATGAGTAAAAAGCGTTTTGGCGCGGTTGTAAATATTGCTTCTATAGTTGGAGAAATGGGAAATGCAGGCCAAACTAATTATAGTGCTAGTAAAGGCGGTATGATAGCATTAACAAAATCTTTTGCTAAAGAAGGTGCAGCAAGAAATATAAGATATAACTGTATTACCCCAGGTTTTATAAAAAGTGATATGACTGAAGTTTTAAGTGATGAAATAAAACAAAATTATATTAACAATATCCCTTTAAAGCGTTTTGCAGATGCAAGCGAGGTAGCTCAAGCTGTGGCGTTTTTATTAAGTGATTATTCTTCTTATATCACAGGAGAAATTTTAAAAGTCAACGGTGGGCTTTATATGTAA
- the acpS gene encoding holo-ACP synthase translates to MIGCDIVVCSRIEKIYERHKTLFLDKFLSKQEQSYIKNTNTLAGFWAIKEAASKALGVGISKECSFFDIIISKDDKNAPHISFSQKVMQEFKIKSASVSVAHDGGFAIAVVTIETKQG, encoded by the coding sequence ATGATAGGCTGTGACATAGTTGTATGCTCTCGCATAGAAAAAATTTATGAAAGACATAAAACGCTTTTCTTGGATAAATTTTTATCCAAGCAAGAGCAAAGTTATATAAAAAATACCAACACTCTAGCAGGATTTTGGGCTATTAAAGAAGCTGCTTCTAAGGCTTTGGGGGTTGGAATTTCTAAAGAATGTTCTTTTTTTGACATCATCATCTCTAAAGATGATAAAAATGCCCCACATATTAGTTTTTCTCAAAAAGTCATGCAAGAATTTAAAATCAAATCAGCAAGTGTAAGCGTAGCACATGATGGGGGTTTTGCTATAGCAGTAGTGACTATAGAAACCAAGCAAGGTTAA
- the fliL gene encoding flagellar basal body-associated protein FliL yields MADDMMDEQGESKKKGGNTLVIIIVVFLFVFLLVIVGAIAYLMFSGGSEENPAPQAEESAQVAQAPKKTNAVAARGSDYANIGVMYPLAPFTLNLLSDGGSRYVKCTIQLEQNVETLTPELDKKVAIIRDIIIRTLTSKTFEEVSTTKGKERLKDELTGKINEVLTDGFIKNIYFTDFVVS; encoded by the coding sequence ATGGCTGATGATATGATGGATGAACAAGGCGAATCAAAGAAAAAAGGTGGCAATACTTTAGTAATTATTATCGTTGTATTTTTATTTGTATTTTTACTTGTGATTGTAGGAGCGATTGCTTATTTAATGTTTAGCGGTGGTTCTGAAGAAAATCCTGCTCCACAAGCTGAAGAAAGCGCACAAGTTGCACAAGCTCCTAAGAAAACAAATGCAGTAGCAGCTAGAGGAAGTGATTATGCAAATATTGGAGTGATGTATCCTTTAGCACCTTTTACACTAAATTTGTTAAGTGATGGTGGATCAAGATATGTAAAATGCACCATTCAACTTGAACAAAATGTTGAAACTCTAACCCCAGAACTTGATAAAAAAGTTGCTATTATTAGAGATATTATCATTAGAACTTTAACTTCAAAAACCTTTGAAGAAGTAAGCACCACAAAAGGCAAAGAAAGATTAAAAGATGAATTAACTGGTAAAATCAATGAGGTTTTAACTGATGGTTTTATCAAAAATATTTATTTTACTGACTTTGTAGTATCTTAA
- a CDS encoding transcriptional regulator: MDKETRTYYIKLVKFLAEALGRNYEIVLHDVSEDGANIAEIANNHISKRTINSPLTGFAIEMIKNKIYLERDYITHYKTSAKSSQVMSGSTFFIKKDEKLEGLLCINHDTSAFKKISDEILNLGNIYDNSYESPEQENKEYIKLDLEEIVEDISGMDIESFKNKSLKPKEKQKMIASLYEKGVFNVKGVIPKVAELLGISEPSVYRHLQKIK; this comes from the coding sequence ATGGATAAAGAAACAAGAACTTACTATATTAAATTAGTTAAATTTCTTGCAGAAGCCTTGGGTAGAAATTATGAAATAGTATTGCACGATGTAAGCGAAGATGGAGCCAATATAGCAGAAATTGCTAATAACCATATTAGTAAAAGAACTATAAACTCACCTCTAACTGGTTTTGCCATTGAAATGATTAAAAATAAAATCTATTTAGAGCGTGATTATATAACACATTATAAAACTTCAGCTAAAAGCTCACAAGTAATGTCAGGCTCTACTTTTTTTATTAAAAAAGATGAAAAACTCGAAGGTTTGCTTTGTATTAATCATGATACCTCAGCGTTTAAAAAAATCTCTGATGAAATTTTAAATCTTGGAAATATTTATGATAATTCTTATGAAAGTCCTGAGCAAGAAAACAAAGAATATATTAAACTTGATTTAGAAGAAATTGTCGAAGATATTTCGGGTATGGATATAGAAAGTTTTAAAAATAAAAGCTTAAAACCAAAAGAAAAGCAAAAAATGATAGCTAGTTTATATGAAAAAGGTGTGTTTAATGTAAAAGGTGTTATTCCTAAGGTTGCTGAGCTTTTAGGTATTTCTGAGCCTAGTGTTTATAGACATTTACAAAAGATTAAATAA
- a CDS encoding catalase, translating to MKKLTNDFGNIIADNQNSLSAGAKGPLLMQDYILLEKLAHQNRERIPERTVHAKGSGAYGKLKITKDISQYTKAKVLQLGENTPLFIRFSTVAGEAGAADAERDVRGFAIKFYTKEGNWDLVGNNTPTFFIRDAYKFPDFIHTQKRDPRTHLRSNNAAWDFWSLCPESLHQVTILMSDRGIPASYRHMHGFGSHTYSLINDKNERFWVKFHFKTKQGIKNLTNEEAANLIANDRESHQRDLYEAIEKGDFPKWTFQIQVLKEDEAEKLGFNPFDLTKVWPHSIVSLIEVGELVLNKNVQNYFNEVEQAAFSPSNIVPGIGFSPDKMLQARIFSYPDAHRYRIGTNYHLLPVNRAKSEVNTYNVAGAMNFDTYKNGAAYYEPNSYDDSPKEDKSYLEPDLALEGSAQRYAPLDDDFYTQPRALFDIMNQDQKEQLFKNIATSMSGVDEKIIARALSHFEKISSEYANGVKKALKM from the coding sequence ATGAAAAAACTAACAAATGATTTTGGAAATATCATAGCTGATAATCAAAATTCTCTAAGTGCAGGTGCTAAAGGTCCACTTTTAATGCAAGATTATATTTTGCTTGAAAAACTTGCTCATCAAAATAGAGAAAGAATTCCAGAAAGAACAGTACATGCAAAAGGAAGTGGTGCTTATGGAAAACTTAAAATCACAAAAGATATCTCTCAATATACCAAAGCAAAAGTTTTACAGCTTGGAGAAAATACACCTTTATTTATAAGATTTTCAACCGTTGCAGGTGAAGCAGGTGCAGCTGATGCAGAAAGAGATGTAAGAGGTTTTGCTATTAAATTTTATACTAAAGAAGGAAATTGGGATTTAGTAGGTAATAATACTCCGACATTTTTTATAAGAGATGCATATAAATTTCCTGATTTTATCCATACTCAAAAAAGAGATCCAAGAACTCATTTAAGAAGTAATAATGCTGCATGGGATTTTTGGAGCCTTTGTCCTGAAAGCTTACACCAAGTTACTATTTTAATGAGTGATAGGGGAATTCCTGCAAGTTATCGTCATATGCATGGTTTTGGAAGTCACACTTATAGTTTAATTAATGATAAAAATGAAAGATTTTGGGTGAAATTTCATTTTAAAACCAAGCAAGGTATTAAAAATTTAACCAACGAAGAAGCGGCGAATTTAATAGCAAATGATAGAGAAAGTCATCAAAGAGATTTATATGAGGCTATTGAAAAAGGAGATTTTCCAAAATGGACTTTCCAAATTCAAGTTTTAAAAGAAGATGAAGCAGAAAAATTAGGTTTTAATCCTTTTGATTTAACTAAAGTTTGGCCACATAGCATTGTGTCTTTAATAGAAGTAGGTGAATTAGTACTTAATAAAAATGTACAAAATTACTTTAATGAAGTAGAACAAGCTGCATTTAGTCCAAGCAATATCGTTCCTGGTATTGGTTTTAGTCCTGATAAAATGTTGCAAGCTAGAATCTTTTCTTATCCTGATGCACACAGATATCGCATAGGAACAAATTATCATTTATTGCCAGTTAATCGTGCAAAAAGTGAAGTAAATACTTATAATGTAGCAGGAGCTATGAATTTTGACACTTATAAAAATGGCGCAGCTTACTATGAGCCAAATAGTTATGATGATAGTCCAAAAGAAGATAAAAGCTATCTTGAGCCTGACTTAGCACTTGAAGGTAGTGCGCAAAGATATGCTCCACTTGATGATGATTTTTATACTCAACCAAGAGCTTTGTTTGATATAATGAACCAAGATCAAAAAGAGCAGTTATTTAAAAATATAGCAACTTCTATGAGCGGGGTTGATGAAAAAATTATTGCTAGAGCATTAAGTCATTTTGAAAAAATTTCAAGTGAATATGCAAATGGTGTTAAAAAAGCTTTGAAAATGTAA
- a CDS encoding ankyrin repeat domain-containing protein, with amino-acid sequence MFSNEEEKRIQELCTMAFDYARKNDLQNLKIMIEAGLSVNLKNHKGDSLLMLASYHNAYECAKFLLENNARVDEKNDRGQTPLAGVCFKGYLPMCKLLVEYGANIDENNGLGMTPFTFALMFGHRDIVEFLTKHSKKSFLKKIAFAVLKIFKRKKS; translated from the coding sequence ATGTTTAGCAACGAAGAAGAAAAAAGAATTCAAGAACTTTGTACTATGGCTTTTGATTATGCAAGAAAAAATGATTTGCAAAATTTAAAGATTATGATAGAAGCAGGTTTGAGTGTGAATTTAAAAAATCATAAAGGCGATAGTCTTTTAATGCTTGCAAGTTATCATAATGCTTATGAATGTGCTAAGTTTTTACTAGAAAATAATGCTAGGGTAGATGAGAAAAATGACAGAGGACAAACTCCATTAGCAGGGGTGTGTTTTAAAGGATATTTGCCTATGTGTAAGCTTTTGGTAGAATATGGGGCAAATATTGATGAAAACAACGGTCTTGGTATGACACCTTTTACTTTTGCACTAATGTTTGGACATAGAGATATAGTAGAGTTTTTAACAAAGCATTCTAAAAAAAGTTTTCTTAAAAAAATAGCTTTTGCTGTATTAAAAATTTTTAAAAGAAAGAAAAGTTAA
- the argH gene encoding argininosuccinate lyase: MSQKAEKLWGGRFDLPTNKLVEEYTASLLVEPRLAPFDIQGSIIHCTMLAKQGIIKEDEAKTIIKGLEQVREEIQNGTFVFDIADEDIHMAVEKRMTQIVGPVGGKLHTARSRNDQTTLDSKMHMRAIIKEILNQIIALQEEIINQAQKNIKAIMPGYTHLQTGQPVLFSHWIMAYFWMLSRDYSRFEDLYKRMDECPLGAAALGGTTFNIDRHFCAKELGFAKPTENSIDSVSDRDHMVEFTSVAAMCFMHLSRFCEELILFSSQDFKFIELSDDFCTGSSIMPQKKNPDVAEKMRGKTGRMYGNVMAMLTIMKGIPLAYNTDMSEDKAQVYDSMDTLMASLKIITPMIEKMQVNANNTRAAAAKGFSNATDMADYLVRKNIPFREAHSIVGGAVNYCIKHNKMLEELSMEEFHQFNENIQEDIYEAIALETCIDARVSYGGTGTKVVLEQIKHAKELLEQYKAQD; encoded by the coding sequence ATGTCACAAAAAGCAGAGAAATTATGGGGTGGACGTTTTGATTTGCCTACAAATAAATTAGTTGAAGAATACACTGCTTCATTATTAGTTGAGCCAAGACTTGCTCCTTTTGATATACAAGGAAGTATAATTCATTGCACTATGCTTGCAAAACAAGGCATTATAAAAGAAGATGAAGCAAAAACTATCATCAAGGGTTTAGAACAAGTTAGAGAAGAAATTCAAAATGGAACCTTTGTTTTTGATATAGCTGATGAGGATATTCATATGGCTGTAGAAAAAAGAATGACGCAAATTGTAGGCCCAGTAGGTGGAAAGCTTCACACTGCAAGAAGTAGAAATGATCAAACTACGCTTGATTCAAAAATGCATATGAGAGCCATTATAAAAGAAATTTTAAATCAAATTATTGCTTTGCAAGAAGAGATTATAAATCAAGCTCAAAAAAATATCAAAGCTATTATGCCAGGTTATACACATTTACAAACTGGTCAACCGGTGCTTTTTTCACATTGGATTATGGCATATTTTTGGATGTTAAGTAGGGATTATTCTCGTTTTGAAGATTTATATAAAAGAATGGATGAGTGTCCTTTAGGAGCAGCTGCGCTTGGTGGAACCACATTTAATATAGACAGACATTTTTGTGCCAAAGAACTAGGTTTTGCAAAACCAACAGAAAATAGCATTGATAGCGTTAGTGATAGAGATCATATGGTTGAATTTACTTCTGTGGCTGCAATGTGCTTTATGCACCTTAGTCGTTTTTGTGAAGAGCTTATACTTTTTTCAAGTCAAGATTTTAAATTTATAGAATTAAGTGATGATTTTTGTACCGGCTCAAGCATAATGCCTCAAAAGAAAAATCCTGATGTGGCTGAAAAAATGCGTGGTAAGACAGGTAGAATGTATGGCAATGTTATGGCAATGCTAACTATTATGAAAGGTATTCCACTAGCTTATAATACTGACATGAGTGAAGATAAGGCTCAAGTTTATGATTCTATGGATACTCTAATGGCAAGTTTGAAAATTATAACTCCTATGATAGAAAAAATGCAAGTAAATGCTAATAATACAAGAGCAGCAGCTGCAAAAGGCTTTTCAAATGCTACGGATATGGCTGATTATTTAGTAAGAAAAAATATACCATTTAGAGAAGCTCATAGTATAGTTGGCGGGGCTGTGAATTATTGTATTAAACATAACAAAATGCTTGAAGAACTTAGCATGGAGGAATTTCATCAATTTAATGAAAATATCCAAGAAGATATTTATGAGGCAATTGCTTTAGAAACTTGTATAGACGCAAGAGTATCTTATGGTGGTACAGGAACTAAAGTGGTATTAGAGCAAATTAAACATGCAAAAGAGCTTTTGGAGCAATATAAGGCACAAGATTAA